In Arcobacter ellisii, a genomic segment contains:
- a CDS encoding UvrD-helicase domain-containing protein has translation MKLTKEQEEIINSSELSFKINAVAGSGKTTTLLEYAKKNSHLKILYLAYNKSLQISLQEKLKDYKLPYLHISTIHSLAYNKIEAYNYNLTADLKNYVIEKIITSHELREHQKAYYPTLEYIALIKDLVNFYCNSSLIALDSKLLESYKKQSDLGAKILELLNKNEKRVIEHLKTILGAMKNKIIEATHDFYLKMFYLNKKVSTNLPYDLILVDEAQDISDVMIGIVENLNCRRIYVGDSFQQIYSFRFATNALNKIDLPSYDLTQSFRFGDNYAKTLQSTLNSLYEINGSKILRIRGIEKNTKIGREFIDFSKPFCVIARSTFGLIQQLIYFIHDKKKIYFEGGYNSYSFMNQTVYSIFYLKQKKNDKITIDEIKDFETINELETFAKDTKNQDYLNIIKFINTYGDNIFEINKKIKEFLVSDKKDADIIFTTTHKSKGLEYEQVLMADDFISKKEITNTKNKLSYQRINEELNIYYVAATRAKNVIQLADLNLSYTYNENEETSSFVKSRFISKRADNKKSKELQEEWLKKNRVKKI, from the coding sequence ATGAAATTAACAAAAGAACAAGAAGAGATAATCAATAGTTCTGAACTCTCTTTTAAAATCAATGCTGTTGCAGGAAGTGGAAAAACAACTACACTTCTTGAATATGCAAAAAAAAACTCTCATCTAAAGATTTTATATCTTGCATACAATAAATCTTTACAAATATCTTTACAAGAAAAATTAAAAGATTATAAACTTCCATATTTGCATATAAGCACTATTCACTCTTTAGCTTATAATAAAATTGAAGCATATAACTATAATTTGACAGCTGATTTAAAAAATTATGTTATTGAAAAAATTATCACAAGCCATGAATTAAGAGAACATCAAAAAGCCTATTATCCAACTTTGGAATATATTGCTTTGATAAAAGATTTAGTAAATTTTTATTGTAACTCCTCTTTAATCGCCCTTGATTCTAAACTTCTTGAATCTTATAAAAAACAATCAGATTTAGGAGCAAAAATCCTAGAACTTCTAAATAAAAATGAAAAAAGAGTAATAGAACATCTAAAAACAATTTTAGGTGCCATGAAAAATAAAATTATAGAGGCTACTCACGATTTTTATCTAAAAATGTTTTATCTAAATAAAAAAGTATCAACAAATCTTCCTTATGATTTGATTTTGGTTGATGAAGCCCAAGATATAAGTGATGTGATGATTGGAATTGTTGAAAATCTAAATTGTAGAAGAATTTACGTGGGAGATTCATTTCAACAAATTTATAGTTTTAGATTTGCCACAAATGCCTTAAATAAAATTGATTTGCCCTCTTATGATTTAACACAAAGTTTTAGATTTGGGGATAATTATGCAAAAACTTTACAATCAACTCTAAATAGTTTGTATGAGATAAATGGTAGTAAAATTTTAAGAATTAGAGGAATAGAAAAAAACACAAAAATAGGACGTGAGTTTATAGATTTTTCTAAACCTTTTTGCGTGATAGCAAGAAGTACTTTTGGACTGATTCAGCAATTGATTTATTTTATTCACGATAAAAAGAAAATCTATTTTGAAGGTGGATACAATTCATACTCTTTTATGAATCAAACTGTTTATTCGATTTTTTATTTAAAACAGAAAAAGAATGACAAAATCACAATAGATGAAATCAAAGATTTTGAAACTATAAATGAACTTGAAACTTTTGCAAAAGATACAAAAAATCAAGATTATCTAAATATCATCAAATTTATAAACACTTATGGAGATAATATTTTTGAGATAAATAAAAAAATAAAAGAGTTTCTTGTTAGTGACAAAAAAGATGCTGATATTATTTTTACAACAACTCATAAATCAAAAGGTTTAGAGTATGAACAAGTTTTGATGGCTGATGATTTTATCTCAAAAAAAGAGATAACAAACACAAAAAACAAACTCTCATATCAAAGAATAAATGAAGAGTTAAATATCTATTATGTTGCAGCTACAAGAGCCAAAAATGTAATTCAACTTGCAGATTTAAACCTAAGTTATACCTACAATGAAAATGAAGAAACAAGCTCTTTTGTAAAATCACGATTTATAAGTAAACGTGCAGATAATAAAAAAAGTAAAGAGTTACAAGAAGAATGGCTGAAAAAAAATAGGGTTAAAAAAATATGA
- a CDS encoding HDOD domain-containing protein, which produces MINEIIEKINDLPPLPETITKIEIFRKKETQEVEELISILETDPFIVSTLLKVSNSAMFGFRSKVETLGRLINLLGMKFAIFIAINETIQNMLTTDLKPYGISHDDYVKSTRLTSTLINLWISKKDAELRDDLILPALLQQTGLFILSEVIISNNLTEKFQEKLALGAEISEIEKELLGVTTAQVTAEIFKHWKLSENLIQTIEYVDELNKCDEEFLKKSQILHIAKILCNPKEPFSTIQIAKALRKAKEFNFDETILKKSIEVLQDRLLDEK; this is translated from the coding sequence ATGATAAATGAAATAATTGAAAAGATAAACGACCTTCCACCTCTTCCTGAGACTATCACAAAAATAGAAATATTTAGAAAAAAAGAGACTCAAGAGGTAGAAGAGTTAATATCTATTTTAGAAACTGACCCATTTATCGTATCTACTTTATTAAAAGTTTCAAACTCAGCAATGTTTGGTTTTCGTTCAAAAGTTGAAACTTTAGGAAGATTGATTAATCTTTTAGGTATGAAATTTGCGATTTTTATTGCCATTAATGAAACTATTCAAAATATGCTAACAACTGATTTAAAACCTTATGGAATAAGCCATGATGATTATGTTAAATCTACAAGATTAACTTCAACATTAATCAATCTTTGGATAAGTAAAAAAGATGCTGAGTTAAGAGATGATTTGATTTTACCAGCTCTTTTACAACAAACTGGATTATTTATCTTATCAGAAGTAATTATCTCAAATAATTTAACTGAAAAATTTCAAGAAAAATTAGCTCTTGGAGCAGAGATAAGTGAAATAGAAAAAGAGTTATTAGGAGTAACAACAGCTCAAGTTACTGCTGAAATATTTAAACATTGGAAACTAAGTGAAAATCTAATTCAAACTATAGAATATGTAGATGAATTAAATAAATGTGATGAAGAATTCCTTAAAAAATCTCAAATTTTACATATTGCAAAAATATTATGTAATCCAAAAGAACCATTTTCTACTATTCAAATAGCTAAAGCTTTAAGAAAAGCAAAAGAGTTTAATTTTGATGAAACAATATTAAAAAAATCTATTGAAGTATTACAAGATAGATTACTTGATGAAAAGTGA
- a CDS encoding response regulator yields MIDSEFLKNQTVLFVEDEELAREKLAKLLSKLFKTVILAINGEEGLKKFKESYDSDEKIDLIISDINMPIMNGLEMIERIREIDLNVPLIFTTARSETENIIKAIDLNVSSYIIKPIDTTLLIKKISDACEKQYIQSQLDEKQYKLKKYLEAVDNVALIYKMDGDGNISFANKSLLETSKYTIEELKEIGFSGLIHPDIPKEYIEKTWESLKKGDSWTGNTKFLAKDGEAFYLKNTIFSLDSDSKTEYITIGFSTTKENIEKREFQKKVIKALQEFNKKEYFYKKQFQELTDRLNQLESYVPRLQEELEEQKAKTLSRQRQLDHYELQMHNVDEKYYGHMTTKSKEAEEYAKNVALLKQEKATLVEKVKSSQEEILATKKELALLTEMNEQKNKRIEDLKDVIKSLEEKVKELTENNHHSLF; encoded by the coding sequence ATGATTGATTCAGAATTTTTAAAAAACCAAACTGTACTTTTTGTTGAAGATGAAGAGTTAGCTAGAGAAAAACTTGCAAAACTTTTAAGTAAATTATTTAAAACTGTAATTCTTGCAATAAATGGAGAAGAAGGTTTAAAAAAATTCAAAGAATCATATGACTCAGATGAAAAAATTGATTTGATAATATCAGATATAAATATGCCAATTATGAATGGTTTGGAAATGATTGAAAGAATTAGAGAGATAGACTTAAATGTTCCTCTAATTTTTACAACTGCAAGAAGTGAAACTGAAAATATCATCAAAGCAATTGATTTAAACGTTAGTAGTTATATCATAAAACCTATTGATACAACTCTTCTTATAAAAAAGATATCTGATGCCTGCGAAAAACAATATATTCAATCTCAATTAGATGAAAAACAATATAAACTAAAAAAATATCTTGAAGCTGTTGATAATGTAGCTTTAATTTATAAAATGGATGGAGATGGAAATATCTCTTTTGCCAATAAAAGTTTATTAGAAACTTCAAAATATACAATCGAAGAGTTAAAAGAGATTGGATTTTCTGGATTAATTCATCCTGATATCCCAAAAGAGTATATTGAAAAAACTTGGGAAAGTCTAAAAAAAGGTGATTCTTGGACAGGAAATACAAAATTTCTTGCAAAAGATGGTGAAGCTTTTTATCTAAAAAATACTATTTTTAGTTTAGATTCAGATTCAAAAACTGAATATATAACTATTGGATTTTCAACAACAAAAGAGAATATTGAAAAAAGAGAGTTTCAAAAGAAAGTTATAAAAGCACTTCAAGAGTTTAATAAAAAAGAGTATTTTTATAAAAAACAATTTCAAGAATTAACAGATAGACTAAATCAATTAGAATCATATGTTCCAAGATTACAAGAAGAGTTAGAAGAACAAAAAGCAAAAACCCTAAGTCGACAAAGACAACTTGACCACTATGAGTTACAAATGCATAATGTTGATGAAAAATATTATGGACATATGACTACAAAAAGTAAAGAAGCTGAAGAGTATGCAAAAAATGTCGCTTTATTAAAACAAGAAAAAGCAACTTTAGTAGAAAAAGTTAAATCTTCACAAGAAGAGATTTTAGCAACAAAAAAAGAGTTAGCTTTACTTACAGAGATGAATGAACAAAAAAACAAAAGAATAGAAGACTTAAAAGATGTAATCAAATCTTTAGAAGAAAAAGTAAAAGAATTAACAGAGAACAATCATCATAGCCTCTTTTGA
- the selA gene encoding L-seryl-tRNA(Sec) selenium transferase produces MILLKSIPKVDKFITHKAFEGLSKTLITKLTKEVLENLRNNILNEKIKNIDENSLVDEVLQKYEELTTPSLKNLINATGIIVHTNLGRSLLDKKSLEKAISIATSYNNLEYNLKEGKRGERYEHISKALKALTGCEDALVVNNNASAVFLILNTFCKDKEVVVSRGELVEIGGSFRVPEVMAQSGAILKEIGTTNKTHLRDYENAINEKTSMLMKVHKSNYSIEGFSSEVDFEEIVKVASDNNLINYYDMGSGHMIDLPFNLNANEPSILQIMKYNPSLLSFSGDKLLGSVQAGIIIGKKELIDKIKKNQLLRMLRVDKITLALLEDTINSYLKNELENIPTLKMLHTTLETLEERATNLKERLKDTCNCEVIKTQTMIGGGTTPNKKIPSIGLSLEYKNYKANKLEELLRKNNLISRIENDRVILDFRTILEDEIEKIEIILKNLFTKCN; encoded by the coding sequence ATGATTTTACTTAAATCCATTCCAAAGGTTGATAAGTTTATCACACACAAAGCTTTTGAAGGATTATCTAAAACTTTGATTACAAAACTTACAAAAGAAGTCCTAGAGAATCTAAGAAATAATATTTTAAATGAAAAAATAAAAAATATTGATGAAAACAGTTTAGTAGATGAAGTTTTACAAAAATATGAAGAGTTAACAACTCCTTCTTTAAAAAATCTTATCAATGCAACAGGAATTATTGTTCATACAAATTTAGGCAGAAGTTTACTTGATAAAAAATCTCTAGAAAAAGCTATTTCAATCGCTACTTCTTACAATAATTTAGAATATAACCTAAAAGAAGGCAAAAGAGGAGAAAGATATGAACATATATCAAAAGCTTTAAAAGCCCTAACAGGTTGTGAAGATGCTCTTGTTGTAAACAATAACGCAAGTGCTGTTTTTCTTATTTTAAACACTTTTTGTAAAGATAAAGAGGTAGTTGTTAGTCGTGGAGAATTGGTTGAAATTGGTGGAAGTTTTAGAGTTCCAGAAGTTATGGCTCAAAGTGGTGCAATATTAAAAGAGATTGGAACTACAAATAAAACTCATTTAAGAGATTATGAAAATGCTATAAATGAAAAAACTTCAATGCTGATGAAAGTACACAAATCAAACTACTCAATCGAAGGTTTCTCAAGCGAAGTTGATTTTGAAGAGATTGTAAAAGTAGCAAGTGATAATAATCTAATAAACTACTATGATATGGGAAGTGGGCATATGATAGATTTACCTTTTAATCTAAATGCAAATGAACCATCTATTTTACAAATCATGAAATATAATCCAAGTCTATTGAGTTTTTCAGGAGATAAACTTTTAGGAAGTGTTCAAGCTGGAATAATTATTGGGAAAAAAGAGTTAATAGACAAAATCAAAAAAAATCAACTTTTAAGAATGCTAAGAGTTGATAAAATCACTTTAGCACTTTTGGAAGATACAATAAATTCTTATTTAAAAAATGAATTAGAAAATATCCCTACTTTAAAGATGCTTCACACAACTTTAGAAACTTTAGAAGAAAGAGCAACGAACTTAAAAGAGAGATTAAAAGATACTTGTAATTGTGAAGTTATAAAAACTCAAACAATGATTGGAGGAGGAACTACTCCTAATAAAAAAATTCCTTCGATTGGTTTGAGTTTAGAGTACAAAAATTATAAAGCAAACAAATTAGAAGAACTTCTAAGAAAAAACAACTTAATCTCAAGAATTGAAAATGATAGAGTAATACTTGATTTTAGAACTATTTTAGAAGATGAGATAGAAAAAATTGAAATTATTTTAAAAAATTTATTCACAAAGTGTAACTAA
- the selB gene encoding selenocysteine-specific translation elongation factor, whose product MSNIIIGTAGHIDHGKTALIRALNGFEGDTTNEEKQRGITIDLSFSNLSLGQQNIAFIDVPGHEKLVKNMIAGAFGFDYVMLVISANEGIKPQTIEHIEIINLLGLKEIIVVITKKDLVTTEELELKKEEILEFLQNFDFEIKFISAVSIYDENSINKLKTLLFSIKNSTKQEENFFRFYVDRVFSPKGIGTVVTGTVLGKKCEIDEKLFICQSQKETRIKNIQVHNLNVLEANISSRAALNLQNVNITAIQKGDLITKKGHIRGFDGIDISFKCLKNKKLNHNQTYTLFVGAKKIDLKVLLFDCITSLEEGYATLKANEPLYTVFGEKVILRSGNETICGGVILNPVIDPMKKNQKKRLLEALDKKDFISAYNELLEAHKKGLGIISSTQRFALSHDEAISFAKNMQNVFVDEKELVIYPLCTKDEIKDFIKEIYTKNSYALLSNASINLRLKWASTAFIQLVLDELENEGFLTKDGSLYKNANIKEDFTKDLENIILQRLKEEDITPTAPYNIYDDLDIDRKVGDDILKSLTSKKQIIRLQHNIFIHFESLNKMVKIMKEIIKEEGFIELSNFKEKFDLSRKYLITYLDYLDNFSDIKKVETKRIFL is encoded by the coding sequence ATGTCAAATATAATTATAGGAACAGCAGGTCATATTGACCACGGAAAAACGGCTTTAATTCGTGCATTAAATGGTTTTGAAGGAGATACAACAAACGAAGAGAAACAAAGAGGTATTACAATAGATTTATCTTTTTCAAATCTCTCATTAGGTCAACAAAATATTGCTTTTATTGATGTACCAGGACATGAAAAACTTGTAAAAAATATGATTGCAGGTGCTTTTGGATTTGATTATGTAATGCTTGTAATTAGTGCAAATGAGGGAATAAAACCTCAAACAATTGAGCATATAGAAATCATAAACTTACTTGGACTTAAAGAGATAATTGTAGTTATTACAAAAAAAGATTTAGTTACAACAGAAGAACTTGAACTAAAAAAAGAAGAAATCTTAGAGTTTTTACAAAATTTTGATTTTGAAATCAAGTTTATTTCTGCTGTTTCAATTTATGATGAAAACTCTATAAATAAATTAAAAACTTTACTATTTAGTATAAAAAACTCAACAAAACAAGAAGAAAATTTCTTTAGATTTTATGTGGATAGAGTCTTCTCTCCAAAAGGAATTGGTACAGTTGTAACAGGAACGGTTCTTGGAAAAAAATGTGAAATTGATGAAAAACTTTTTATTTGCCAAAGCCAAAAAGAGACAAGAATTAAAAATATTCAAGTTCACAATCTTAATGTTTTAGAAGCAAATATCTCTTCTAGAGCAGCTTTAAACTTACAAAATGTAAATATAACAGCCATTCAAAAAGGTGATTTAATCACAAAAAAAGGACATATTAGAGGATTTGATGGAATTGATATCTCTTTTAAATGTTTAAAAAATAAAAAACTAAATCACAATCAAACTTATACTCTATTTGTTGGAGCAAAAAAAATTGATTTAAAAGTTTTGCTTTTTGATTGTATAACAAGCCTTGAAGAGGGTTATGCAACATTAAAAGCTAATGAACCACTTTATACAGTTTTTGGAGAAAAAGTAATTTTAAGAAGTGGAAATGAAACTATTTGTGGTGGAGTTATTTTAAATCCAGTAATTGACCCAATGAAAAAAAATCAGAAAAAAAGATTATTGGAAGCGTTGGATAAAAAAGATTTTATTTCTGCATATAATGAACTTCTTGAAGCCCATAAAAAAGGTTTAGGAATTATCTCTTCAACTCAAAGATTTGCCCTTTCTCACGACGAAGCAATTAGTTTTGCAAAAAATATGCAAAATGTTTTTGTAGATGAAAAAGAGTTGGTTATTTATCCACTTTGCACAAAAGATGAGATAAAAGATTTTATAAAAGAGATTTATACAAAAAACTCTTATGCCCTACTTTCAAATGCCTCTATAAATCTTAGATTAAAATGGGCAAGTACAGCATTTATTCAACTTGTTCTTGATGAACTTGAAAATGAAGGTTTTTTAACAAAAGATGGCTCTTTATATAAAAATGCAAACATAAAAGAAGATTTTACTAAAGATTTAGAGAATATTATTTTACAAAGATTAAAAGAGGAAGATATAACTCCAACCGCTCCTTATAATATCTATGATGATTTGGATATTGATAGAAAAGTTGGTGATGATATTTTAAAATCACTTACTTCTAAAAAACAAATAATAAGACTACAACACAATATTTTTATACATTTTGAAAGTCTAAATAAGATGGTAAAAATAATGAAAGAGATTATAAAAGAAGAAGGTTTTATCGAACTTTCTAATTTTAAAGAGAAATTTGATTTAAGTAGAAAATATTTAATTACATATTTAGATTATTTAGACAACTTTTCTGATATTAAAAAGGTAGAAACCAAAAGAATATTCTTGTAG